A window of [Chlorobium] sp. 445 genomic DNA:
TGTAGAGACGTTTCTTATCATGAAATTGCTCGGTATTCAACTCGGTTTTAGCGAGATCTTGGCACTGGAATCTGCACTATCATTTGTACGTTCTATGTTTGTCATTTTACCTGCGGGCATTGGCATTCAAGATTACGGCTATGTACGTTTTTCTTGATGGCTTTGGTGTCGTAGAGTCCATGGAAATGGGCACAGCGTTTGTCCTTATCAAACGCACCAAAGAAGTTTTTTGGATTATCTTCGGCTACATTTTACTTGCATTTGCCGATTTGAAGCCAAAAGAAGTTCTTGCTCAATCGCTCAAACCTTAACCAAAACATGAAGGCATGAGTAGAAAAAAAATCCTTTTTATTTGCGGCTCAAACAACCAAACCACGCAAATGCATAAAGTCGCGCAGCACCTTAGCGAGTACGACTGCTGGTTTACACCGTACTACTGCGATGGCTTACATGAGGTACTGCGCAAAATGAAACTTGCCGAACCTACGATCGCAGGCTTTAAGCACGTCGAGCGCTGCATGAACTATCTTAAAGCCCATGATTTACAGATTGACTATCAAGGCAAAAAGAATGACTACGACCTTGTCGTTACCTCATCAGATCTCTTGGTTCAAAAAAACATCATGCACAAAAAGATGGTGCTGGTGCAAGAAGGTATGACCGACCCCGAAAACTTTTTCTATCATCTCGTCAAACTCTTTCCGTTCTTGCCACGCTGGATTGCAAGCACCTCTACAACTGGACTAAGCGATGCTTACGATTACTTCTGTGTTGCCTCCGAAGGCTACCGCGATCTCTTCATTCGCAAGGGTGTCAAGCCTGAAAAGATTCGTGTTACAGGCATTCCTAACTTTGACAACTGCAAGCAGTTCTACAACAATAACTTCCCTTACAAAAACTTCGTGCTGGTCTGCACCAGTGACTCACGTGAGACCTTGAAGTATGAAAATCGCCGTAAGATTATTGAGAACGCCGTCAGAATTGCAAACGGGCGCCAGCTCATTTTCAAACTTCACCCTAATGAAAATCATGAGCGTGCTAGACGCGAAATCAACAAATATGCACCGCATGCTTTGGTCTATACTTCGGGCAGTGCCGAAGAGATGATTGCCAACTGCGATGTGCTCATCACGCGTTTTTCTTCAACGGTCTATGTTGGGCTTGCGCTCGGCAAAGAAGTGTATTCTGAGTTCGATATTAATGAGCTTCGACGCATGATGCCGATTCAAAATGGTGGTAGCTCTGCCAAAAATATCGCTGATGTCTGCCGAGAACTCTTGGAGGATAGCTCGCCTTACCACAAAGCGCGTCCGAAACGCTGGTTCAATCCTGAATATGCGCCTCAGCTCTTGATGAGTCTTTTTACCTTCACTAAAGGCATCTCTTGAGTTGCCTTGTGATTGATGAGCGCACCTTGCTAGGTCGGAATCGAAAAGATGTAGTCTGCATGCATCAATCGTTGCAGCGTTTTTCTTTCTGTTGCCAGATCACACCACCAACGTTTGCAATAACGCTGAACACATGAAACTTCTTGTTGTCGTGCAAGCACGTACAGGCTCGAGTCGATTACCAAATAAAATTTTCTTGCCACTTGCTGGCAAACCGCTCTTACAACGCCAACTCGAGCGCATTCAGGCAGCTTGCACCCCCTTTGAACTTATCGTAGCGACAACGATAGACCCAAGTGATGATGCTGTCCGCAAGCTCTGCAACGACATCAATGTCAAATGCTTCTCTGGTCATCCAACGGATTTGCTCGATCGGCACTATCAAGCTGCACTGCAAGAAAAAGCCGACGCTGTGGTCAAGATTCCATCAGATTGTCCACTCATTGATCCGCATGTCATTGACCGTGTCTTAGGTGCATTTCTGCACCATTACGAGCACATTGATTATGTCAGCAATTTGCATCCACCCACTTACCCTGACGGCAACGATGTGGAAGTTATGCCTATACACGTTTTAGAAATAGCTTGGCGCGAAGCGACAAAGAACTACGAACGCGAACACACCACACCCTTTATCTGGGAACAGCCCGAACGCTTTCGCCTGATGAATGTTGTTTGGGAGAGCGGACTGGATTACTCTAAATCGCACCGCTTTACAATTGACTATCCAGAAGATTACGAGTTTATCAAAGTCGTCTATGATGAACTTTGGACAGCGCATCGCCCTATTTTTTTACTTGCCGATATTCTTCAACTGCTTGAAGCTAAGCCTGAACTTCTGAGCCTCAATCAAAAGTATGCAGGAGTGAATTGGTATCGGCTTCACATTGGTGAGCTTAAAACCATTAGCGCAAAAGACACAAGGCAGATTTGAACTTTAGGTTGATATAATTCGTTCGACTTTCTTACTTTTGAAAAATTTAATTCATGCAAAAAGTACAGCGCGAAGTCGTCAGAGAATACGGTGAAGCCTATCACGCTTTTGGTCTTAATCGTGTGATGGGCCATATTGTTGGGCTTTTGATTTCCTCCGAAGAGCCTCTTTCCCTTGATGAAATTTGCAGCAAACTTGGACGCAGCAAGGGTCCCATAAGCCAAATCATGCGTCGGCTCCTTGAACGCAATCTGGTTCGCAAAGTGCTCATGCACGAAAACTCCCGCAAAGATTACTACGAAATTCACCCGAACGCTTTTGAAAATGCATTTCGCAACCACGCCGAGCGCATTCGCAACAATATCAGAATCGCAAAGCGGCTTAAATCTGCGCTTGCAGAATCTGGGGCATCCATGCCTCTGCTGAGCCAGCGCTTGAATGAGATGGAAGATTTCTTTACGCTGATGGATAAGTTTCATGAAGAGTTTCTTGCAGCGTGGAATGCTTCGCAAGAGCGCAAGACTCAATCAACGAAGTAAAACCGCCACGCCAAGCTGCAAACTGGCTCTGTAGCTTGAGTGTAACATGCCATAGATTCAGACTAAGTTATTGATGTGCTTGTATCGTTTTTGTAAAATGCAGTAAAAAGTTACATTCCTGAAAGACACTTTTCCTGAAATAAGGGTTCGTTAAACCTTCATTGCTATGAGGCGCTTTCAAGACTTGGGCTACCTTTTGAGCCTTATTCCTGTCAGTCTCACGCTTGCAGGTAATCTGCTTGGCGGATATTGGGCGCTCTCTAATGCTTTCTTCACGCTGGTTGGACTTGGCATCACAGATTGGTTTTCAAAGAAAGAAAAAATCAGCCTGAGCCGCATTCTCCTCTCTTTGCCGATACCCTACTGCTGATTCATGTTGTAACACACACCGTTGCTATCGCTAGTCTGCTGCACGGCATTGCCAGTGGTTTACTTGTAGGCAAGTTTGTGTGGTTTGCTGCACTCTCGACAGGCATCAATTCCGGTGTGTCGGGCATCATTGTTGCCCACGAACTTATTCACCGCAAGTCAAAAGTGTGGCAAGCCTTAGGCATTTGGAATTTGCTGCTAGTAAATTACGCACACTTCTACATTGAGCATATCAAAGCCCATCATCGCTATGCTGCCACACTCAAAGACGCTGCTACCGCACGCTACGGTGAAAGCGTTTATGGTTTTATTTGGCGCACGATTCCAGCACAGTTTCGCAGTGCCTTGCATCTTGAAGCCGAACGCTTGATAAAAAAAGGTCGTTCCCCCTTTGGCTTGAGCAATTTTGTTGTTGCCTCTGCTTTGGCACAGCTTATTATCGTGCTGGGCGTGTTTAGCTATTTGGGGCTTTGGGCAGGACTTGCCTACTTGCTACAAGCGCTTATCGCCGTTCTACTGCTTGAAATTACTAACTATGCACAGCACTATGGACTTCTCCGCTCCGAAACAGAGCGCATCTCTGCAGAACATTCTTGGAACACTGACAACGCCTCATCACGCTTTTTCCTTTTAGAACTTCCTCGCCACAGCGATCACCACTATTATGCCTCACGCCCTTATCAGGAACTTTTGAGTTACCCCGAAAGCCCAACTTTGCCTACAGGATACTTAGGTCTTTTGCCCGTTGTGCTCATTCCGCCACTATGGTTTAAGATGACGCACCCGATTTTAGCAGCGCGTAGCAAAGTTTCGCCAATGTCTTAGCTGCTTTAGAGTATGGTGACCAAGTGCGTTTGTTTCGGTAAAACTTTTGCTGAACTCAAAGCTGTGATGCAGCAGCGAAACTTACGCACCTTTGAGCAACTCAAGTCTGAGGTAGCGTTCGGGGAAAATTGTCAGCTATGCGTGGCGTATATCCATAAGATGATTGAAACTGGTCAGACGGCGTTTCAGGTCAAAGCTATAGAATAGGCAAGCATATAAATACCCTACGCCTGTCAGAGCGCTTTTAAGCACATTTGAACTGCGGGTATCTTTTGTATCCTCAGTTCGTTTTTAGTGTATATTTTAACTTAACACAAACTCGCTGCAACCATGAAACCCCAATTTTCTCTCTTGCTTTGGCTTGTCTTTGCGCTCACTCATGCTGCGCTTCATGCACAAGAAGTCGTCGACGAGCGCGCCGATATGCCTAAAACCCCTATCCTACGTATTGAGACAGGGATGCACACCGCGCCTATAAAACGAATTAGCACGGATGCCGCACAGCAAGTTCTTGTCAGTGCAAGTTTAGATAAAACTGTTCGCGTGTGGGATTTGAAGACCCAGCGTTTGCTGCGTGTGCTTCGCCCTCCAATTGGGTTAGAGAATGATGGTACGATTTACGCTGTGGCTATCTCGCCCGATGGCAAAACCGTAGTCTGCGGCGGCTGGACTGGCTATGACTGGGATCGTAAGAATTATATCTACGTCTTTGACCAAGTTTCAGGAAGATTGCTTCGGCGCTTGCCAAGTCCAGGCGGGGTGATCAATCACTTAGTATTTTCTCCAGATGGCAAATACTTAGCTGCAACGATAGGTGGCGGCTTTGGCTTGGTGGTCTACAGTACTGCAGACTATTCAGTCGTTGCTAAAGACACCGACTACGATGGTGGCAGTTATAGTGCTGATTTTGGTCCTTCAGGTATTCTTTTAACCACTTGTGAAGACGGTTATCTTCGACTTTATGACAATCAGTTTAAGCTCGTAGCGAAGCATCAAACGCAATGCGGCAAGGATCCTGTTCATGTCGCTTTTTCGACGGATGGGGCATACATTGCCATCGGATTTAACGATGCTCCCCGTCTAGAAGTGTTTGATTTAAACTCAAAGCAACTTGTTAAACTCGGTAAGGAGAACGATGACTTCATCTTGAGTGCAGTTGCTTGGTCAGTCTCAGGCAATACCCTCTATGCTGCTGGGACACTTGAAAATGATAAAGATCAAAAACTTATTCGGGTCTGGCAGTTAGATCGTCCCTCTGTTTATAGAGATTGGCTGACACCGGCGACGAATTTGATCACACAACTTTTGCCCCGAAAAGAGGGCGGCATCATTTTTGCGTGTGCTAATCCCGGTTATGGCGCGCTGGATGGCTCAGGTCGCCAAGTTTTCTACAAAGCGGGTCTACAGTGCGATTTTCGCGCTATGTCCGAAAACTTTCGTGTCTCTGAAACGGGCTCTATTATAGATTTTAGGTACAGCTATTTGAGTCAAAACATGGGGTCCTTCTTTGTTGAAGAGCGCGTGCTCGATGACTATGATCCTAAGGCTGAAGGCATGTATGAACCCCAGACCAAGGGCTTGCCACTTACTCGGGAATCTATCTATGAACTTAAGCTCGGGAAGCAGCTGATTAAACTCAAGGACTTTGAAAGACCGCTTAGTGTTGCCATTGCTTTTGACAAGCAATCATTTCTGCTGGGTTGTGATTTCAGTTTGCGCCGCTATGATGCGGCAGGTAAAGAAATTTGGGAAAAATCCCTAACTACCCCAGCTTGGGCTGTGAATATCACTCCTGATAAGAACTTAGCGGTCGCTGCTTTGGGCGATGGCACCATTCGCTGGTTTCGCTACGACGATGGACAAGAACTCCTCGCATTTTTCCCTACCAACGATGGCAAGCGCTGGGTTAGTTGGACACCCGAAGGCTATTATGATGCCTCACCGGGGGGTGAAAATCTCATCGGCTGGCATCTCAATCAAGGGAAAAGCAAGGAATCGCTGTTTTTTTCTGTCAGCCGATTTCGCAATAAGTTTTACCGCCCCGATGTCATCGCCAAAGTTCTGCCGATGCTCGATGTGGAAAATGCGCTGCTTGCTGCCGATGAAGAGCGCGGACTTAGCAAAAGTGCCTCTAAACAAGCAAGAAAGACCTTCCAGTTGAAGGAGGTCTTACCGCCTGTTGTCTCGATTCTTTCACCTGAGAATGGTACCGTCGTCTCATCGCCTCAAGTGCTCCTGCGCTACACCATTGAAACCCCTTCTGGTGAGCCCGTAACTGCTGTAAAAATTTTGGTCGATGGTCGCCCTGTTGCCAGTACTCGTGGCTTGAAGAAAAGTCTTGCAGCTGGGATCAGTGAAGAACAAGCAACGGTCATGATTCCCGAGCGTGATTGCGAAATTTCTATCATGGCTGAAAATAAGTCGGCTGTCAGCGACCCTGCAAGTGTGCGTATCGTGTGGAAGGGCACCGCTCCTGCACAAGATGAATTTATCATCAAGCCAAAATTGTATGCCTTAGTGATTGGTATCAGCAAGTACAAAGATTCGGATTTGCAACTCGGTCTGGCAGCAAAAGACGCCCGTGACTTTGCTCAAAACTTGCTCAGTCAAAAAGGCGGGTTGTATCAAGACGTGGTCATCAAGCTTTTGACCGACCAGCAAGCTACCAAAGACGATGTACTGGACGGCTTAGAGTGGTTGCAAGCACAGGTAACTAGTAAAGATATTGGTATGCTCTTCTTTGCAGGGCATGGGATTAACGACAACGCTGGCACATTCTATCTACTGCCTGTCAATGCTGAACTTGAAAAGCTCAAACGCACATGCTTGGAGTTCAGTCAGGTTAAGACTACAATTGCTTCACTTGCTGGCAAAGCGGTTATCTTTTTAGATGCCTGCCACAGTGGAAATGCTATGGGTGGAACACAGCGCCGCAGTGCGGTTGCCGATATCACCGCTGCAGTCAATGAACTGGGTAGTGCCGAAAACGGTGCGGTTGTCTTCTCTTCTTCAACTGGGCGACAATACTCGCTCGAGGATGCCGCTTGGGGCAACGGCGCCTTTGCGAAGGCTTTGTTGGAAGGACTGAGTGGGAGGGCGGATTTGATGGGAAAAGGCAGAATCACCGTCAACATGCTTGATGCGTTTATCTCAGAGCGAGTCAAAGAACTCACCAAAGGCAGGCAGACCCCGACCACCGTCAGACCGCCGAATGTACCCGATTTTCCAATCGCACTTAAGTTGAAAAAGTAGTCTGGGGCAATTAACGCACGAACTTGTAGCCCGATGTATGCACCGTGAGCAAATGCTTCGGCTGAGCGGCATCGGGCTCTAACTTTTTGCGCAAACTCAAAATGTAGTTATCGACCGTGCGCGTGTTAGGCACTGGCGTTTTATAGCCCCATACTTCTCTTAGGAGTTCTTCACGCGAGATCACCTTGCCTTCGTTTTCTGCAAGAAACTTTAAGATTTCAAACTCTTTAGCAGACAGTTTGATGTCTTTATTGCCCTTTTTTGCCTGCTGCTTACGGAAGTCAATGACCACATCGGCAAAGTAGATTTGCTCAATTAATTTTTGATGCGTTTTTTCATCATCAGCTTGCACGGATTGACTGCGGCGCAAAATGGCTTCTATACGCGCTTTAAGTTCGTGAATGCTAAAGGGCTTTGTTACATAATCATCTGCTCCTAATTTGAAACAGACAACTTTATCGAATTCATCAGATTTGCTGGTCAGCATCACGATTGGGGTTGCTACACCTGCGCGGCGTAAGTCGCGGCAAATATCCTCTCCATTTTTGTTTGGCAGCATCAAGTCGAGAATGATGAGGTCAAAGTCTTTGACTTTTGCAAGTTCAAAACCGAACTCACCATCTGCAGCTGTTTCCACATGATAAAACTCTTTTTCGAGAGCAATTTTTAAGCCACGTTGAATTGTAGGGTCGTCCTCAATGATAAGCAAGCGTTTCATTGGTGCATCTCTGCAAGTTACAAGACTGCGCCTTACAGGCTGCTCAGTATCACTGTGAATTGAAGTACAAGTTAATTGAATTGATACGATTGGAATATCGTGTCTCATGCCTTAAGAATTGTCTAAGTGCGCTCCTGCCCAAGAGTTTCTTACCTAGCTCTGCTGCGTATCCTTGATGTTTTGCAATCTAAACAGCGCTTACCGTTTCTGCTTCAGGGTGAAATTTTTTCAAGATTTGCATCACGGTCTCAATGGCTTTCTTAGGCGTGTCTTTGTAGTCTTTTGGAAATGTGATGTCGAGCTTAAGCCGCTTTTCGTTCTTAAAGGTCGGCGAATAGTCTTTGAGCGCACCGGAGTTGATGGCATCGAGCACGGCGCCAAAAATTTTGCCTTCATAGAACGCTCTGTCCTCGCCTTCGGGGAAGGTTAGCACGCATTTTTTCTCCATCACTTCTATGCGTGAAATGCCAAGTGCGGTTGCGGCAAGTCTGAGGCGTGTTACCAGCAAAAGATTTTCGCACTCTTCTGGCATCTTGCCGAAACGATCTTGCAGTTCAGCTGCAAACTGTGCCAGACCTTCTTGGTTTGTCAGTTTTGTCAGGCGTTCGTAGAGCGCAAAGCGCTCCGAGGCGGACTCAACATAATAGTCTGGGATGAGCGCATTGAAGTAGAATGTAACCTCAGTGGGTTTGTCAGGCTTAGATTTTTGTGCCTCAGCTTCTTTGAAAATGTTTTGAAACTCTGTGGACTTCAATTCTGCCACGGCTTCTTCCAAAATTTTTTGGTAGAGATCAAAGCCCAGTTCGTAGATGTAGCCTGATTGCTCTGCCCCTAAGAGATTGCCTGCGCCACGAATGTCCAAATCGCGCATGGCGACATTGAAGCCAGAACCCAGTTCGGTGAATTCCTCAATCGTAGCCAAGCGTTGCAGCGCTTCTTGTGTGAGCGTGGATGCTGGTGGTGTGAGCAGGTAGCAATAGGCTTTGCGGTCGCTACGCCCAACGCGCCCGCGCAGTTGATAGAGGTCAGCTAGCCCAAGCATATCGGCGCGATTGATGATAATTGTATTGACATTTGAAATATCAAGCCCCGATTCTACAATGGTGGTGCAAATCAAAATATCGACTTCTCGGTCGAGAAAATCCATCATGATTTCTTCAAGTTCTTTGCTTGGCAATTGTGCGTGTGCAATTCGGATACGTGCTTTTGGGAAAAGACCTTTGAGCAGATCAAAAATCTGAGCAATCGAGTCGATGCGGTTATGAAGGAAAAAGACCTGACCGCCGCGCGCCAGTTCTCGCCCAATCGCTTGCCGAATAAGTTCAGGATCAAATTCATGCACGATGGTCTCAATCGGTTGACGATTTTTTGGCGGTGTGGAAATGATAGAAAGATCGCGCGCGCCCATCATTGAAAATTGCAGTGTGCGCGGAATAGGCGTGGCTGTCAGCGTTAGTGTATCGACGGTTGGGAAATCCTCACGCAATTTTTCTTTTATTGCCACGCCAAAATGCTGCTCTTCATCAATAATCAATAAACCCAAATCTTTGAACTTCACATCTTTCGAGACCAAACGATGCGTGCCGATTACAATATCGACTTCACCGTTTTGAATCTGCTCCACAATGCGTTTCTGCTCCGACTTCGGCACAAAGCGGCTTAGGACCTCAATGCGCACAGGAAAATTCTGAAAGCGTTGCCTGAAGGTTCGCAGGTGTTGATGCGCAAGAATGGTTGTCGGTACCAGCACAGCGACTTGTTTGCCGCCCTCAGTGGCTTTGAATGCCGCACGCATGGCTACTTCCGTCTTGCCAAATCCTGCATCACCGCAGATGAGCCTGTCCATCGGCGCAGGCGACTGCATATCTTGCTTGATGGCTTCAATTGCGCTCAGCTGGTCAGGGGTTTCTTCGAAGATAAATGCCGCTTCAAATTCTCGCATCCAGACCGTATCGGCAGGCGCCGCAAAGCCTTGTGTCATTTTGCGTTTGGCGTAGAGTTCAATAAGGTTACGCGCAATATCTTTCAGACGCTTCTTGACGCGCTCTTTTTGCTGTTGCCATTTATCGCTGCCCAAGCGAGAGAGCTTGGTGTGTGCACCTTCGCCAGCAGAATACTTCGAGAGTAGATGCAAATTTTGCAGATTGACATAGAGCTTATCGCCTCTGTCATACTCGATGAGCACACACTCTTGCCACGCCCCTGCTACTTTAATTTTTTCAAGACCCATAAAGCGTCCGATACCATGTTCTTCGTGCACGATGTAGTCACCGACTTTGAGCGCACGTAAATCTCTCAGCGAAATTTGTCGCCGTCGTCTTCGGCGTCGCCGTCGGTGTGCATGCAGTTTGCCAAAAATGTCTGATTCTGTGTAGAGTGATAAGCTCTGGCAAGAAAAGCCCTCGTAGAAATTAAGCGAGAGGGTCTGCAATGTGAGTGCATCGCCGCTCTCACCTGCAGGCTCTGCCGTGAGAAATTCTGCTATGTCGTTTAGCTCTTTTTGCGACTGTGTGGCTATAACGCTTCGTGCACCACGCGCTACATCTTTTTTGAGCGATTCAGCAAAGAGTTGGAAGTTGGAGTCAAAACGCGTTTGTGGCGTAGCGTCAAAATGCACATCGCCTTTTGTCAGTTCCAGCAGTTGCACCTGTGCAAATGACATGAGTTTCTTCTCAATTTCTTGACGCGAAAAGTAGTCGCTGTCACTCACGCCGAACTCCTCATCACTGAAGACAGCTGTAATGACAAGACTTTCGGCAGGTAAATACGCCAGCAGTGATGCCGATGCCTCCGATGAGCCAATCATGTTTGCCACCAGCTCGAAGTCACTCTCCTCTGCATTTGAGAGTTGTGTATTGACTTCAAAGGTGCGAATGGATTCAATCTCATCGCCAAAAAATTCAATTCTTACAGGCTTCAACGCCCCAAAAGAGAACACATCAATAATTGAGCCACGTACAGCATAATCGCCCTCTTCTTCGACAAACTCTTTTCGCTCAAAGCCATTGTTTTGCAGAAAGGCCTGTAGCGTGTCGTAGCCAATCGTTTCTCCGCGTCTGAGGTGCATGCGCCGTTCAATCGCAGTTTCTTGGGCAAGCACTTTTCGGCACAGTTCTGACGGGCTTGTCAAGATTATTTTCTTTTCGCCTGCAAGCAATGCGGAAAGCGTCAGCGAAGGCTCTCTCTCAAAATCCATGATGCTGGCTTCGCCCAAGAGTATGTGCAAGTCGTTTTCGTAAAGCTCAAGCCGTTCATCTTTTGCCACGATGAGCATTGGCGCAGATGTGCTTCTGAAAAGTTCAGCAAGCAAAAGAGAGCCGAGCGAACCACATAAACCTGAAAGTGCAACTTTTCGCTTTGATTGTGCATGCGAGAGCACCGTTTGAACTTTTATGCGAAGGTCAAGGGTTTCTATGAGTGATGCCAGCGAAATTTTTTCAAGGTATATCCGACTGAATAAACTTTGCGATGGCGACAAGTTTTGCATCTCTAAAGCGTTCAGTTATATTGTTTTTATGTCTTCAAACCGAAAAAGTGAAAGGAAAATTCAAATGAAAAAGTTAGCGCTTATTGCACTGCTGCTGGCTGCTTTTGCCGCACCCGCTTTTGCACAAGATGGCAAAAATGCCTCAAAGTCAAAGAGTTCTTGCTCCAGCACGGAACACTGCTGCCCTGCAATCCAAGAGTCAAAAGTTACAGATACGCCAAGGAAATCTGACACCAAGACCGCCAAGAAGAAGACTGCACCGACTCGAGTTGCTTCAAGCTCTGCGGCTTGAGTTCAGTGCTGCAGCGTCTCTTTGCATGTCAAGATGCTTTGCTTTCTGACTGCATTCTTACAGCCCAAAGGGGCAAGCCTACAAGCCCAAAGGGGCAAGTAAAGTTTTTACCTAACGCTTAGCAGTTGTTGTTATGCAAACCAAGAATCCTCCGATTACGCGCACGAAACTCTCTTTTCTTGAGCGCTTATACTTGCCTGAAATTTTCAAGGGCATGGCTTATACATTTGCGCAGATGTTTCGTCCGAAATTCACCATGCCATATCCTGAAGTCAAATGGAAGCCGCCAGCAGTTTTTCGTGGTCGTCCCGTCTTAGTTGAGCGCGAGGACAAGACTGGTGAGCGTTGTGTGGCATGTGGGCTCTGTGCACGTGTCTGTCCGCCGCTTGCTATTTCTATGCAAGCTAATGAAACCGACCTTCCCCAAGAGCGGCATCCGATTACCTTTGAAATTAATATGCTGCGCTGCATTTACTGCGGCTACTGCGAAGAAGTTTGTCCCGAAGAAGCTATCGTGATGAGTGATGAATACGACATTACGTATCACTCGCGCGAAAATGCGATTATGGATAAGCAAAAGTTGCTGGTGCCGATGGAAAAGGTTAAAGCTCGCTTAGAGTTTTTGCGCCAGTACAAAAATTCTGTGCGCCGTTTCGAAGACCAAGTCGTGGGCGAAGACGCGCAAAAGTAGTCAGACTCTTTGCCCATCAAGTCGTAACAATCAAGTCTAACTTCAAAAACCAATTTTCTTAGGTATGAATATCCACGAGCATCAAGCGAAAGATATTCTGCGACGCTACAATGTGCCGGTACCCAAAAGCATTGTTGCATTTACAGCAGAAGAAGCACGCGATGCGGCAGAGCGGCTCTTTGCAGAACAAGGCGGTGGTGTAGTTGTCGTCAAGGCGCAAATTCATGCGGGCGGGCGCGGCAAAGCAGGGGGCGTTAAGGTGGCTAGAAGTGTGGAAGAAGCCTACGAGATTGCGCGCAAAATGCTGGGAATGAAACTCGTTACACATCAAACTGGTCCAAGCGGCAAACAAGTGCACCGTTTGCTCATCGAGCAAGGTGTCAATATCGAAAAGGAATTTTACTTAGGCATTACGCTTGATCGTGCAGTTTCGAAAAATGTGCTGATGGTCTCTACCGAGGGCGGCGTGGATATTGAGAGCGTAGCAGAACATTCGCCTGAAAAAATCTTCAAGCAGCATCTTCACCCGTTGCTTGGTCTTCAGGCTTATCAAGCACGTGAGGCTGCACTTTTCTTAGGTCTGCAAGGTGAGCAGTTCAAAAATGCCGTGCAGTTTATTCTCGCACTCTCTCATGCCTACCAGCAAATCGATGCCTCCCTTGCTGAAATCAATCCACTTGTCGTAACAAAAGAAGGTGCCGTCTTGGCACTTGACGCTAAAATCAATCTTGATGACAATGCGCTGTTCCGCCACAAAGAGTTTCTTGAGATGCGTGATATTACTGAAGAAGACCCGCTTGAAGTCGAAGCTTCTGCCTCTAACCTTAATTACGTCAAACTCGATGGCAATGTCGGCTGTATGGTGAATGGCGCAGGTCTTGCCATGGCAACGATGGACATCATTCAACTTGCTGGAGGCAAGCCTGCAAATTTTCTGGATGTCGGTGGCAGTGCCAGTGCAAAGACTGTTGAAGCAGGTTTCAAAATTATTCTCTCAGACCCCAGTGTGAAAGCGATTTTGGTCAATATCTTTGGTGGTATTGTCCGCTGCGATCGTGTTGCTGCCGGCATCATTGAAGCAGCAAAGAATCTGGCGATTAAACTCCCGGTTATTGTACGTTTAGAAGGCACCAATGCCGACCTTGCCAAATCTATGCTGGATGACTCCGGTCTAAACCTCATTCCTGCCGATGATTTCAAAAGCGCAGCAGAAAAGGTTACGACCGCCTTACAGACTGTTTCATA
This region includes:
- a CDS encoding acylneuraminate cytidylyltransferase, which encodes MKLLVVVQARTGSSRLPNKIFLPLAGKPLLQRQLERIQAACTPFELIVATTIDPSDDAVRKLCNDINVKCFSGHPTDLLDRHYQAALQEKADAVVKIPSDCPLIDPHVIDRVLGAFLHHYEHIDYVSNLHPPTYPDGNDVEVMPIHVLEIAWREATKNYEREHTTPFIWEQPERFRLMNVVWESGLDYSKSHRFTIDYPEDYEFIKVVYDELWTAHRPIFLLADILQLLEAKPELLSLNQKYAGVNWYRLHIGELKTISAKDTRQI
- a CDS encoding MarR family transcriptional regulator, giving the protein MQKVQREVVREYGEAYHAFGLNRVMGHIVGLLISSEEPLSLDEICSKLGRSKGPISQIMRRLLERNLVRKVLMHENSRKDYYEIHPNAFENAFRNHAERIRNNIRIAKRLKSALAESGASMPLLSQRLNEMEDFFTLMDKFHEEFLAAWNASQERKTQSTK
- a CDS encoding alkane 1-monooxygenase; this encodes MVFKERKNQPEPHSPLFADTLLLIHVVTHTVAIASLLHGIASGLLVGKFVWFAALSTGINSGVSGIIVAHELIHRKSKVWQALGIWNLLLVNYAHFYIEHIKAHHRYAATLKDAATARYGESVYGFIWRTIPAQFRSALHLEAERLIKKGRSPFGLSNFVVASALAQLIIVLGVFSYLGLWAGLAYLLQALIAVLLLEITNYAQHYGLLRSETERISAEHSWNTDNASSRFFLLELPRHSDHHYYASRPYQELLSYPESPTLPTGYLGLLPVVLIPPLWFKMTHPILAARSKVSPMS
- a CDS encoding (2Fe-2S)-binding protein; translated protein: MVTKCVCFGKTFAELKAVMQQRNLRTFEQLKSEVAFGENCQLCVAYIHKMIETGQTAFQVKAIE
- a CDS encoding DNA-binding response regulator, encoding MKRLLIIEDDPTIQRGLKIALEKEFYHVETAADGEFGFELAKVKDFDLIILDLMLPNKNGEDICRDLRRAGVATPIVMLTSKSDEFDKVVCFKLGADDYVTKPFSIHELKARIEAILRRSQSVQADDEKTHQKLIEQIYFADVVIDFRKQQAKKGNKDIKLSAKEFEILKFLAENEGKVISREELLREVWGYKTPVPNTRTVDNYILSLRKKLEPDAAQPKHLLTVHTSGYKFVR
- the mfd gene encoding transcription-repair coupling factor; protein product: MQNLSPSQSLFSRIYLEKISLASLIETLDLRIKVQTVLSHAQSKRKVALSGLCGSLGSLLLAELFRSTSAPMLIVAKDERLELYENDLHILLGEASIMDFEREPSLTLSALLAGEKKIILTSPSELCRKVLAQETAIERRMHLRRGETIGYDTLQAFLQNNGFERKEFVEEEGDYAVRGSIIDVFSFGALKPVRIEFFGDEIESIRTFEVNTQLSNAEESDFELVANMIGSSEASASLLAYLPAESLVITAVFSDEEFGVSDSDYFSRQEIEKKLMSFAQVQLLELTKGDVHFDATPQTRFDSNFQLFAESLKKDVARGARSVIATQSQKELNDIAEFLTAEPAGESGDALTLQTLSLNFYEGFSCQSLSLYTESDIFGKLHAHRRRRRRRRRQISLRDLRALKVGDYIVHEEHGIGRFMGLEKIKVAGAWQECVLIEYDRGDKLYVNLQNLHLLSKYSAGEGAHTKLSRLGSDKWQQQKERVKKRLKDIARNLIELYAKRKMTQGFAAPADTVWMREFEAAFIFEETPDQLSAIEAIKQDMQSPAPMDRLICGDAGFGKTEVAMRAAFKATEGGKQVAVLVPTTILAHQHLRTFRQRFQNFPVRIEVLSRFVPKSEQKRIVEQIQNGEVDIVIGTHRLVSKDVKFKDLGLLIIDEEQHFGVAIKEKLREDFPTVDTLTLTATPIPRTLQFSMMGARDLSIISTPPKNRQPIETIVHEFDPELIRQAIGRELARGGQVFFLHNRIDSIAQIFDLLKGLFPKARIRIAHAQLPSKELEEIMMDFLDREVDILICTTIVESGLDISNVNTIIINRADMLGLADLYQLRGRVGRSDRKAYCYLLTPPASTLTQEALQRLATIEEFTELGSGFNVAMRDLDIRGAGNLLGAEQSGYIYELGFDLYQKILEEAVAELKSTEFQNIFKEAEAQKSKPDKPTEVTFYFNALIPDYYVESASERFALYERLTKLTNQEGLAQFAAELQDRFGKMPEECENLLLVTRLRLAATALGISRIEVMEKKCVLTFPEGEDRAFYEGKIFGAVLDAINSGALKDYSPTFKNEKRLKLDITFPKDYKDTPKKAIETVMQILKKFHPEAETVSAV